A window from Plasmodium cynomolgi strain B DNA, chromosome 7, whole genome shotgun sequence encodes these proteins:
- a CDS encoding thioredoxin reductase 2 (putative) — protein TERSMNKALASLAISPIKLEASEHLFVKKVRLFLNSSGLPRESITPRRAIPSLRHQVTSPSWHIKSPQRRNFAEVFFKPTMSGTESEKKKYGHMLAEGEEPPGGKGLLEKEAHSKESNNYECKSDYDYDYVVIGGGPGGMASAKEAAAHGAKVLLFDYVKPSNKGTKWGIGGTCVNVGCVPKKLMHYAGNMGSLFKLDSTPYGWSCNDLSHSWVKLVTTVQSHIRSLNFSYMTGLRSSKVKYINGLATLKDKHTVSYYLKGDLSKEESITAKYILIATGCRPHIPEDVEGAKELSITSDDIFSMKKSPGKTLIVGASYVALECAGFLNSLGYDVTVAVRSIVLRGFDSQCALKVKNYMEEQGVLFKNGVLPKKLTKMEEEKISVLFSDGTSELFDTVLYATGRKGDIDMLNLDQLKIQVNKNMNKIVTNQISCTNVPNIFAVGDVAVDVPELAPVAIKAGEILARRLFNQSKEIMDYTFIPTSIYTPIEYGACGYSEEKAYEVFGKSNVEVFLQEFNNLEISAVHREKHVRAQKDQYDTDVSSTCLAKLVCLKSEDNRVVGFHYVGPNAGEITQGMALALRLKAKKSDFDNCVGIHPTDAESFMNLTITRSSGLSFAAKGGCGGGKCG, from the coding sequence ACAGAGAGAAGTATGAACAAGGCTCTTGCCAGCCTGGCCATATCGCCCATTAAGCTAGAAGCATCGGAGCATCTCTTTGTGAAAAAGGTGCGACTTTTTCTGAATAGCAGTGGACTCCCCCGAGAAAGTATCACCCCCCGGAGGGCCATCCCATCATTGAGGCATCAAGTAACATCCCCAAGTTGGCACATTAAGTCCCCTCAGAGGAGGAACTTCGCCGAAGTGTTTTTCAAACCAACGATGAGTGGCACAGagagtgagaaaaaaaagtacggaCATATGTTGGCGGAAGGGGAGGAACCCCCAGGAGGGAAGGGCTTATTGGAGAAGGAAGCGCACTCCAAGGAAAGTAACAACTACGAATGTAAATCCGACTACGACTATGACTATGTGGTGATCGGGGGAGGCCCTGGCGGAATGGCATCCGCGAAGGAGGCAGCAGCGCACGGAGCGAAGGTACTCCTGTTCGATTACGTGAAGCCAAGTAACAAAGGAACCAAGTGGGGGATAGGAGGGACATGCGTGAACGTAGGATGTGTGCCAAAAAAGTTGATGCATTACGCAGGAAATATGGGTAGCCTTTTCAAGTTAGACTCTACTCCATACGGTTGGTCTTGTAACGATTTAAGTCACAGCTGGGTAAAGCTAGTTACCACGGTTCAGTCTCATATACGCTCCCTAAATTTTAGCTACATGACAGGACTCAGATCATCTAAGGTAAAGTATATTAACGGATTAGCTACCCTAAAGGATAAACACACCGTGTCGTATTACCTAAAGGGAGACTTATCAAAGGAAGAGTCCATCACAGCTAAGTACATTCTCATCGCAACTGGGTGTAGACCACATATCCCGGAGGACGTGGAAGGTGCAAAAGAACTTAGCATAACATCcgatgatattttttctatgaagAAGAGTCCAGGAAAAACACTAATCGTTGGAGCATCCTATGTTGCTTTGGAGTGTGCAGGGTTTTTGAACTCATTAGGGTACGATGTCACTGTTGCGGTGAGGTCCATAGTACTTCGAGGGTTCGATTCTCAGTGTGCACTCAAGGTAAAGAATTACATGGAGGAGCAGGGAGTGCTCTTCAAAAATGGAGTTCTTCCAAAGAAGTTaaccaaaatggaggaagaaaaaatatccgTCCTTTTCAGCGATGGCACTAGTGAACTGTTTGACACCGTCCTGTACGCAACAGGAAGGAAAGGAGATATAGACATGCTGAACCTGGATCAGTTAAAAATCCAAgtcaataaaaatatgaacaaaattgttacCAATCAGATTAGCTGCACCAACGTTCCCAATATCTTTGCCGTGGGAGACGTCGCTGTAGACGTCCCTGAGTTAGCTCCTGTAGCTATCAAAGCGGGGGAAATACTAGCCAGGAGGTTATTTAACCAATCGAAAGAAATCATGGATTATACGTTCATACCGACGTCTATTTATACCCCCATCGAGTATGGAGCCTGTGGTTACTCAGAAGAAAAGGCATACGAAGTGTTTGGTAAATCCAATGTTGAAGTATTCCTTCAGGAATTTAATAACTTAGAGATATCTGCTGTGCATAGAGAGAAACATGTTCGAGCTCAGAAGGATCAGTATGACACAGATGTGAGTAGCACCTGCTTGGCCAAGCTCGTTTGCTTAAAGAGTGAGGACAACCGAGTCGTTGGATTTCACTATGTGGGTCCTAATGCTGGGGAAATTACTCAGGGTATGGCTCTCGCGTTGAGACTGAAGGCTAAGAAGAGCGATTTTGACAACTGCGTGGGAATTCACCCCACGGATGCAGAGTCGTTCATGAACCTCACCATCACGCGCTCGTCCGGCTTGTCCTTTGCCGCCAAGGGGGGCTGCGGAGGGGGAAAGTGCGGCTAG
- a CDS encoding RNA-binding protein (putative) gives MMNEGAEMQMNQSGALDSHEMEQEEINNRSIFVGNVDYSTQPEELQSLFSECGLINRVTILVNKNTGHSKGYAYIEFADASSVRTALSLSESFFKKRQIKVCSKRRNIPGFNRPKISPFRGRSMKTSLGPRGTETTQLQTLLSRKRIIQENRYEPLRAGLTWFPTFVAFSIFFKGAPLASPLFFKSPHRSPTRWESQNGRQRKSLCKKEKRMR, from the exons ATGATGAATGAAGGCGCAGAGATGCAAATGAACCAGTCCGGTGCTCTCGACTCGCACGAGATGGAGCAAGAGGAGATAAACAACCGATCCATTTTTGTTGGGAAC GTGGACTATTCTACCCAACCGGAAGAACTACAGTCCCTCTTTTCGGAGTGCGGCCTGATAAACCGAGTGACTATATTGGTGAACAAGAACACGGGACACTCGAAGGG aTATGCCTACATCGAATTCGCCGACGCGTCCTCCGTCCGAACGGCACTCTCCCTATCTGAGTCCTTTTTCAAGAAAAGACAAATTAAG GTTTGTAGCAAAAGGCGAAACATCCCCGGATTCAATCGACCGAAAATTAGCCCCTTTAGGGGTCGATCTATGAAGACGAGCCTTGGCCCTAGGGGA ACTGAGACAACCCAGCTTCAGACCCTTTTATCGCGGAAGAGGATCATACAAGAAAATCGTTACGAACCCCTACGAGCGGGCCTGACCTGGTTCCCCACCTTTGTAgcgttttcaattttttttaaag GCGCGCCGCTCGcgtcgccccttttttttaagtcccCCCACCGCTCGCCCACTCGGTGGGAAAGCCAAAATGGAaggcaaagaaaaagtttGTGTAAGAAAGAGAAGAGAATGCGA
- a CDS encoding hypothetical protein (putative), protein MKTPEFSLDSLKKKRKKRKKKLDYEKLSAHYFLKLPIFIVLMIAFFLNAFIYICIRFCIFFCENVSFFLITKYTDFCRCLRKGPCGEARGDARGDARGDARREARGDAKREARDCKGRERTHDNMYGPQTMHKAEESIFKIDRLMRSCSSYKEYIKYAYRMDELTGKTVHINENDDYINTYDVNLLKKTSQRIKKNLKNSDVLKLLEDIKVATSPTIKAIFKEKYYCKTYSTPHIIVTDFITHVMDGLEFVDRYVHEQKETNLSYIFSDEYLLIKRIFKDVFRQWGNTALFLSGGAILGLHHFGVLEVFLKSSINVNYFEECSSWGGQPTRESESAKERKSSRFGQPKSQESAHIREECKAGGVSKDKGTHAERVGRSTKGGQPLVGRNLTPGAKPPKGKDAKVNRNEEKGKTSKVDLIKKFLFSRNRLGNNSGYTPVGGPPRSGKASNNPVSEGSSGEFSFSTSNSSLSELGLGSVCDETVGSDERDGSDERDGSDERDGSEKDFVPNVEDNVLPQIICGTSAGSIVAAWVCTRTNKELLQEFNIEFIYQIVSCFSSENWLYSFFNIYRKGNFYDIDKIVKLIHNLYGDMTFLEAFIKTNLVLNITVTRAESGNTNFSCDEDGHMVLNYMNSPNPFKLLEKKYNRENVHRFISLKEVSNAKFILNSNSAFNQRGHLRETERGPSGVSMASAVSAVSAVSAVSATGDVGEASVKSDSDHSDDSSDLGNSSDSSDLRDSNNPNDPSELSESATQSDLTSSGLPKDAHRAAQKKHVHVREKVNSVSATTDVSMKDEADPGKSSFDKGTTPSRGRLKLSSARCSDDPKGGKKRKGKGMVLPGASGASGLSGTTGTSGATGTSGSTVAAVAAVAVVSASRVDTSERRAKSKYGTVKGSSTPAGKRQIRVDEQEDHSQGDQPKNKASECIDPNEYKNINLLDEEYTIINSVQFKNTYFHDGSLKSDIPAHNLNQILSVKYKIVSQVNPHVFPFTGVRVHGEAGKPVKWRGNSGHWRAGFLMSSMEILFKENMRYILRLMALLDLSPTIRGLNAGSIAMQNYNGDITLHPKRLYLRHFKLISVSNYDDVEWYIQQGRQMTFQKLPLILNRMKIEKKLIKMKKSFF, encoded by the exons ATGAAAACGCCCGAATTCAGTCTAGACTCGCtaaagaaaaagcgaaagaaaaggaagaaaaagttggACTACGAAAAACTGAGTGCACACTATTTCTTGAAGCTGCCCATTTTTATCGTCCTCATGATTGCATTCTTCCTCAATGcctttatatacatatgcataaggttctgtatttttttttgcgagaATGTGTCCTTTTTCCTCATAACAAAGTACACTGATTTTTGTAGATGCTTGAGGAAGGGGCCATGTGGTGAGGCAAGAGGGGACGCAAGAGGGGACGCAAGAGGGGACGCAAGAAGGGAGGCAAGAGGGGACGCAAAAAGAGAGGCAAGGGACTgcaaaggaagagaaagaaCCCATGATAATATGTACGGTCCACAAACGATGCATAAGGCAGAAGAAAGCATTTTTAAGATAGATAGACTGATGCGGTCATGCAGTAGTTACAAagagtatataaaatatgcatacCGAATGGATGAGCTGACTGGGAAGACTGTAcacataaatgaaaatgatgatTATATAAACACTTATGATGtaaatttactaaaaaaaacaagtcagagaataaaaaagaatttgaaaaacagTGATGTGTTGAAGTTATTGGAAGATATAAAAGTAGCTACGTCACCAACTATTAAGGcaatttttaaggaaaaatattattgcAAAACTTATTCAACTCCACATATTATAGTGACTGATTTTATAACACATGTGATGGATGGGCTAGAATTTGTGGATCGTTATGTACATGAACAGAAGGAAACGAATTtgagttacattttttctgatgAATATTTATTGATTAAGAGAATTTTTAAGGATGTTTTTCGGCAGTGGGGAAATACTGCCTTGTTCCTCAGTGGAGGTGCCATTCTGGGTCTCCATCACTTTGGCGTATTGGaggtttttttaaaatcctCGATTAATGTAAACTACTTTGAGGAGTGCTCATCTTGGGGGGGACAACCCACTCGAGAGAGTGAGTCtgcaaaggagagaaaatcTAGTCGCTTTGGTCAGCCGAAGAGTCAGGAGAGTGCACACATTCGGGAAGAGTGCAAAGCGGGGGGGGTCTCTAAAGATAAAGGCACCCATGCGGAAAGGGTAGGACGTAGCACAAAAGGAGGACAGCCCCTCGTAGGGAGGAACCTCACCCCAGGTGCTAAGCCACCCAAAGGGAAGGATGCAAAGGTGAacagaaatgaagaaaaaggaaagacgAGCAAAGTAGACCTAATTaagaaatttctttttagtCGCAATCGACTTGGCAATAATTCGGGATACACCCCTGTGGGGGGGCCTCCTCGTAGCGGAAAGGCTTCCAACAATCCCGTCAGCGAGGGGAGCTCGGGTGAGTTTTCCTTCAGCACGAGTAACTCCTCGTTGAGCGAGCTGGGCTTGGGCTCGGTGTGCGATGAAACGGTGGGAAGTGATGAACGGGATGGGAGTGATGAGCGGGATGGAAGTGATGAGCGGGATGGAAGCG AAAAAGATTTCGTGCCAAACGTCGAAGACAACGTCCTGCCGCAAATCATATGCGGGACATCTGCAGGGAGCATCGTCGCAGCATGGGTGTGCACTAGAACGAATAAAGAGTTGTTACAAGAGTTCAACATCGAATTCATTTATCAAATCGtttcttgtttttcctccGAAAATTGGCtgtactctttttttaacatttacaGAAAGGGTAACTTTTACGACATCGATAAAATTGTGAAACTTATTCATAACCTCTATGGTGATATGACCTTTTTGGAGGCTTTCATTAAAACGAATTTGGTTTTAAATATAACTGTGACTAGAGCCGAGTCAGGAAATACGAATTTTTCATGTGATGAGGATGGACATATGGTcttaaattatatgaatagtCCCAAT ccatttaaattattggagaaaaaatacaacaggGAGAACGTGCATAGGTTCATATCCCTTAAGGAGGTGAGTAATGCCAAGTTTATTCTCAATAGCAATAGTGCGTTTAACCAGCGGGGCCATTTGAGGGAGACGGAGCGCGGGCCCAGCGGGGTCAGCATGGCCAGTGCGGTCAGTGCGGTCAGTGCGGTTAGTGCAGTCAGCGCTACTGGAGATGTTGGGGAAGCGAGTGTAAAGAGCGATTCGGACCACTCGGACGATTCGAGCGATTTGGGCAATTCGAGCGATTCGAGCGATTTGCGCGATTCGAACAACCCGAACGATCCGAGCGAGCTGTCCGAAAGCGCGACGCAGTCCGATCTAACAAGCAGCGGACTCCCCAAGGATGCACACCGCGCAGCGCAGAAGAAGCACGTCCATGTGCGCGAGAAGGTTAACTCCGTGAGCGCAACGACGGATGTGAGCATGAAGGATGAAGCGGATCCTGGGAAAAGCAGTTTTGATAAGGGTACTACCCCCTCGAGGGGGCGCCTCAAATTGAGCTCGGCGAGGTGCTCAGATGacccaaaaggggggaagaagaggaagggcAAAGGGATGGTCCTTCCTGGCGCGAGTGGCGCGAGTGGCCTGAGTGGCACTACTGGTACGAGTGGCGCTACTGGCACGAGTGGCTCGACCGTCGCTGCAGTCGCTGCAGTCGCTGTGGTCTCTGCCAGTCGAGTGGACACCTCGGAGCGCAGGGCTAAGAGCAAATACGGAACGGTCAAAGGAAGCAGCACGCCGGCTGGGAAACGCCAAATTAGAGTAGACGAACAGGAAGACCATTCGCAAGGAGATCAGCCAAAGAACAAAGCAAGCGAGTGCATCGACCCTAATGAGTACAAAAACATAAACCTTTTGGACGAGGAATACACCATTATAAACAGCGTGCAGTTCAAGAATACCTACTTTCATGATGGATCTTTGAAGAGCGACATTCCAGCTCATAATTTGAATCAGATTTTATCGGTGAAGTACAAAATCGTTTCGCAGGTGAATCCCCATGTGTTCCCTTTCACAGGGGTTAGGGTTCACGGGGAAGCAGGCAAGCCTGTAAAATGGAGAGGCAACTCTGGCCACTGGAGGGCTGGGTTTTTAATGTCCTCTatggaaatattatttaaagaaAACATGCGGTACATTTTGAGGCTGATGGCGTTGCTGGACTTGTCTCCCACTATCCGGGGTCTGAACGCGGGCTCCATCGCGATGCAG AACTACAACGGAGATATCACCCTGCACCCGAAGCGCCTCTACCTCAGGCACTTCAAATTGATCAGTGTGTCAAACTACGACGACGTGGAGTGGTACATACAGCAGGGTAGACAAATGACCTTCCAGAAGCTCCCCCTCATTTTAAACAGAATGAAAATAGAGAAGAAATTGATCAAGATGAAGAAGTCGTTCTTTTGA
- a CDS encoding hypothetical protein (putative), protein MEEGKAKCHIKLKKSDQKNSTRKRKTLNVFEESHCSQDEGNDKNETEEWIGAKAQKIRGIKNGEVITEPSNDLEKQADSATSHFIRSLQEKLERVQNKKKIVYLNFPPKRGAGLSEKQSHGELVRVGSSEAKNGGEGRMEEGGPNELSAGSADGRDPNDDSHEVEDSAGLAADAGLAADAGLAADVGLAADVELAADAGLAADVGLAADAGLAADAGLAADVGLAADAGLAADAGLAADEGLAADSELTADFHQDRNQRGKANKYHISEESLTYRRKLFLEKFNKNEKESIFKNEMNMYTDFDDHHIEVENYGKRILSKMGFNEEIYNRYINEYYQERSDKNYFDRIYDSFQSREFRFTGVGAEEEMRENMQRIRGGKGSASKSGRKSGSGSRSGSRSRSRSRSRSRSRSRSRSGSSHEGEGSRTGRKKRRSGDSERGDKPHDNARRSKGNKWEHREEARCADPSPSDNMDNCNLFEGLIVKINLKTHEFYKRKGVIVYTKRGRRRRKETRGRNTGGGDEPSCILGLLLYKSNKYIHLYKEVVKKKIKDYLSWKEDRGGTEKEGGGRVGDGRVGGGRVGDGRVGDYHAGDGRVGDDSSLAEVKSKYVETSISEETVKCKVVGRGICLSKGDISLYKQTVKLKKIKGDHAHVQVEGGHLLRLSLDDVCQYISHV, encoded by the exons ATGGAGGAAGGAAAGGCAAAGTGTCACATCAAACTGAAAAAGAGTGACCAGAAGAATAGCACTAGGAAAAGAAAGACACTTAACGTGTTTGAAGAGTCACATTGTAGTCAGGACGAGgggaatgataaaaatgagacAGAGGAATGGATAGGTgcaaaggcacaaaaaattaggggaataaaaaatggggaagttaTAACTGAACCAAGTAACGATTTGGAGAAACAAGCCGATTCAGCAACGTCTCATTTTATTCGTTCCCTACAGGAGAAGCTTGAACGAGTTCaaaataagaagaaaattgtttatttgaattttccccccaaaaggggagCCGGGTTAAGTGAAAAACAGTCTCATGGGGAACTTGTCCGAGTTGGCAGCTCGGAGGCTAAGAACGGGGGTGAAGGCCGAATGGAGGAGGGAGGACCTAACGAGCTGTCAGCAGGTTCCGCGGATGGAAGGGACCCAAATGATGATTCGCACGAAGTGGAGGACTCAGCCGGGTTAGCAGCGGATGCAGGGTTAGCAGCGGATGCAGGGTTAGCAGCGGATGTAGGGTTAGCGGCGGATGTAGAGTTAGCAGCGGATGCAGGGTTGGCAGCGGATGTAGGGTTGGCAGCGGATGCAGGGTTGGCAGCGGATGCAGGGTTGGCAGCGGATGTAGGGTTAGCAGCGGACGCCGGGTTAGCAGCGGACGCCGGGTTAGCAGCGGATGAAGGGTTAGCGGCTGATTCCGAACTGACGGCCGACTTCCACCAGGACCGAAACCAGCGAGGCAAAGCGAACAAGTACCACATCTCGGAGGAGAGCCTGACGTATAGAAGGAAACTCTTCCTGGAAAAATTcaacaaaaacgaaaaggagtccatttttaaaaatgaaatgaacaTGTACACAGATTTTGACGACCATCATATCGAGGTGGAAAATTACGGGAAGCGCATTTTGAGCAAAATGGGATTTAACGAAGAGATTTACAATAGGTACATAAATGAGTACTACCAGGAACGTAGCGACAAGAACTACTTTGACAGGATATATGACTCCTTCCAGTCTCGGGAGTTTCGATTCACGGGAGTGGGCGCGGAGGAAGAGATGAGGGAGAATATGCAGCGGATTCGGGGTGGGAAGGGGAGCGCAAGTAAGAGCGGAAGAAAGAGCGGAAGTGGGAGCAGAAGTGGGAGCAGAAGTAGGAGCAGAAGTAGGAGCAGAAGTAGGAGCAGAAGTAGGAGCAGAAGTGGGAGCAGCCACGAGGGAGAGGGCAGCAGGACGGGGCGAAAGAAAAGGCGAAGCGGAGACAGCGAGAGAGGTGATAAGCCCCATGACAACGCCCGGAGAAGCAAAGGTAATAAATGGGAACACAGAGAGGAAGCCAGGTGCGCGGACCCCAGCCCGAGTGACAACATGGATAACTGTAACCTATTCGAAGGACTCATTgtgaaaattaatttaaaaactCATGAATTTTACAAACGAAAGGGAGTCATAGTCTacacgaaaaggggaaggagaaggagaaaggagacaagggggaggaacacaggggggggggatgaaCCGAGCTGCATCCTTGGCTTACTGCTTTATAAAAGCAACAAATATATCCATTTGTACAAAGAAGTGGttaagaaaaagataaaggaCTACCTGTCGTGGAAGGAGGACAGAGGAGGGACAGAGAAGGAAGGAGGTGGTCGAGTTGGGGATGGCCGCGTTGGGGGTGGCCGCGTTGGGGATGGCCGAGTTGGGGATTACCACGCTGGGGATGGCCGAGTTGGAGACGACTCCAGT CTTGCCGAAGTGAAGTCGAAATATGTGGAAACGAGCATCAGTGAGGAGACGGTAAAATGCAAAGTTGTCGGGAGAGGTATCTGCCTCTCGAAGGGAGACATTTCTTTGTATAAACAGACCGTCAAGCTGAAGAAGATCAAGGGTGATCACGCGCACGTCCAAGTCGAGGGGGGGCACCTTCTGAGGCTCTCCCTGGACGACGTTTGCCAATACATAAGCCACGTGTGA